In the genome of Globicephala melas chromosome 3, mGloMel1.2, whole genome shotgun sequence, one region contains:
- the LOC115860082 gene encoding oocyte-specific histone RNA stem-loop-binding protein 2-like produces MEHLPPVWQMLRRDRICFPRKEVREEPLSSRIEMVSVGVSTEPCHARWEVETDAIVLQRRQKQIDYGKRTPGYQCFLQQVPKAQRQPGLHPQTPNKNRRYSRRSWDAQIRQWRRALHSWDPPSQPLQAEGWGMDNLLEPMDSTPLDDWHKTLEPSENLDGEQKGAQFAGLVAPVSSLPWFCEEDPHHWLYLLADHNYLSVPDLSGTQNI; encoded by the exons ATGGAACATTTGCCGCCCGTGTGGCAGATGTTGCGGCGAGACAG AATCTGCTTCCCCAGAAAGGAGGTGCGTGAAGAGCCTTTATCCTCTAGGATAGAGATGGTGAGTGTGGGAGTCAGTACAGAGCCCTGCCATGCCAG GTGGGAGGTAGAGACAGATGCAATTGTCCTACAGCGGCGGCAAAAGCAGATAGATTATGGCAAGCGCACACCTGGTTACCAGTGCTTTCTGCAGCAGGTCCCCAA GGCACAGCGACAGCCAGGACTTCACCCTCAAACACCAAACAAGAACAGGAGGTACAGCCGTCGCTCCTGGGATGCCCAGATCAGGCAGTGGAGAAGAGCCCTACATTCCTGGGACCCCCCCAGCCAGCCTCTGCAGGCTGAGGG GTGGGGAATGGACAATCTCTTAGAGCCAATGGATTCTACCCCTTTGGATGACTGGCACAAGACCCTGGAACCCTCAGAGAATCTGGATGGAGAACAGAAGGGAGCCCAG tttgcagGTTTGGTGGCTCctgtctcctcccttccctggttCTGTGAGGAAGATCCCCACCACTGGCTCTACCTTCTAGCTGATCACAATTACTTATCTGTCCCAGACTTGAGTGGGACACAAAATATTTAG